In one Dermacentor albipictus isolate Rhodes 1998 colony unplaced genomic scaffold, USDA_Dalb.pri_finalv2 scaffold_11, whole genome shotgun sequence genomic region, the following are encoded:
- the LOC139051372 gene encoding micronuclear linker histone polyprotein-like, with product MAGICSACDPPEGENEAGPADIGDPGTSELVGNEASARNKVRKNHRNTDVSSSVASTIAASSDKRVGKKDHQGKGNLLPSRAGGSKPTAKKARSSRKDSHYVNPRGTNRMAEKRYASEERPATSTGYRSTTRSSSSGREEKRGTQTAHKWSKASGQSATANARRPRSSSSSGVSRRKRRTSSRISATSWSSSSSSSTIKRGVKRDPWSRSSSTVSGHKGKIKKARRSGTTSMVSTGESAVDAKQQRRLRSMSRHSGASKHRVKGRSVSESSSLSSLSDSRKTKKNCRAGRCSSSTRSHHESRRPTDAPSSSHSSPTVSTRKSRKAKAAATRKNTRGAVEKATVTAKAPRTPKSKQASAEKKSSCPAVSTVKRPTRKLKTKTSEDEARSQETVAPNPGMNAESTPGTTRKRRATTSKGAVGAQKSDTLPGTATTYTRKARTSVEAHSTEKAKPTPGPATTRTRKARTSEAAGSAGKIQPTPGPTTTRSRKANTSEDVGGAQKGEKAAGTSRKSTATTSKDAGVNVESETTVGATTTKRKAKTADYGESSQKIDSTGKTGMTRERKATMPQDTKSPKKTDIPATARKHGTKSTTLTKTPKSKPSTSKDTNTSKKTHDNTPATIRRRSALRKQLTTRDVKEVSSKRQEPGMLQNATKQLAGVD from the coding sequence ATGGCGGGCATCTGCTCCGCTTGCGATCCACCGGAGGGAGAGAATGAAGCTGGACCAGCGGACATCGGCGACCCTGGCACATCCGAGCTCGTCGGAAATGAAGCTTCAGCTCGGAACAAGGTTCGGAAAAACCATCGCAATACCGACGTGTCGTCAAGCGTCGCGTCGACGATAGCCGCTAGCAGCGACAAACGCGTAGGAAAGAAGGACCACCAAGGAAAAGGAAACTTGTTACCGAGCAGAGCTGGAGGGAGCAAGCCTACTGCCAAGAAGGCTCGCAGCTCAAGGAAAGACTCGCATTATGTCAACCCAAGAGGGACAAATCGCATGGCCGAAAAGAGGTATGCATCAGAGGAAAGACCTGCGACCAGCACTGGTTACAGAAGCACAACTAGGTCATCGAGCAGCGGCAGAGAAGAGAAGCGCGGGACTCAGACGGCCCACAAATGGAGCAAAGCTAGTGGACAGAGCGCCACTGCTAACGCTCGGCGACCAAGGAGCTCGTCGTCTAGCGGCGTCAGTCGGCGTAAGCGCAGAACGAGTAGTCGAATCTCTGCAACAAGCTGGTcttcgagcagcagcagcagcactattAAGCGCGGCGTTAAGAGGGACCCGTGGTCGCGGAGCTCAAGCACAGTGAGTGGGCACAAAGGAAAAATCAAGAAGGCGCGCCGCTCTGGAACTACATCGATGGTAAGCACTGGCGAGAGCGCAGTTGATGCTAAACAACAGCGTCGATTGCGAAGCATGTCAAGGCACAGTGGAGCCAGTAAGCACAGGGTTAAAGGTCGATCTGTGTCGGAGAGCAGCTCGCTTAGCAGCTTGAGCGATAGTCGCAAAACCAAGAAGAATTGCCGTGCTGGACGCTGCTCTTCGAGCACTCGCAGCCACCACGAGAGCCGACGCCCAACAGACGCCCCGTCAAGCAGCCATTCATCACCCACTGTATCGACGCGCAAGAGCCGCAAGGCCAAGGCAGCGGCGACTCGAAAGAACACTCGGGGTGCTGTTGAAAAGGCTACGGTGACAGCAAAAGCTCCGAGAACGCCAAAGAGTAAACAAGCATCCGCGGAAAAGAAATCGAGCTGTCCAGCGGTTTCCACAGTGAAGAGACCGACGCGCAAACTCAAAACCAAGACGTCGGAAGACGAGGCACGCAGCCAAGAGACCGTTGCGCCGAATCCGGGTATGAATGCTGAGTCAACACCAGGAACAACGCGAAAACGCAGAGCCACTACATCCAAAGGTGCAGTCGGTGCTCAGAAATCTGACACTTTGCCAGGAACTGCAACGACCTACACACGCAAAGCTAGGACGTCCGTGGAGGCTCACAGCACTGAGAAAGCCAAACCGACGCCAGGACCTGCAACGACGCGTACACGCAAAGCTAGGACGTCAGAGGCTGCCGGCAGTGCTGGGAAGATTCAGCCGACGCCAGGACCTACAACAACACGGTCACGCAAAGCCAATACATCTGAAGACGTTGGTGGAGCTCAGAAGGGCGAGAAAGCAGCAGGAACATCGCGAAAGAGCACAGCAACAACATCGAAAGATGCAGGAGTCAATGTAGAGAGTGAGACAACAGTAGGCGCTACCACAACAAAACGCAAAGCAAAGACGGCTGATTACGGAGAGAGTAGTCAGAAGATTGATTCGACGGGTAAAACAGGCATGACGAGAGAGCGCAAAGCCACAATGCCGCAAGACACAAAAAGCCCTAAAAAGACCGATATCCCTGCCACGGCGAGAAAGCACGGTACAAAGTCAACGACACTGACCAAGACACCCAAGAGCAAACCTAGCACATCTAAAGACACGAACACCAGCAAAAAGACGCATGACAACACACCAGCCACTATACGGCGAAGGAGCGCACTGCGGAAACAACTGACGACTCGAGATGTGAAGGAAGTGTCAAGTAAACGGCAGGAACCAGGTATGCTACAGAACGCAACTAAGCAACTAGCGGGAGTGGACTGA
- the LOC139051373 gene encoding uncharacterized protein, producing the protein MAGICFACDPPEGENEAGPADIGDPGTSGLVGNEASARNKVRKNLRNTDESSSVASTIAASSDKRVGKKDHQGKGNLLPSRAGGSKPTAKKARSSRKDSHYVNPRETNRMAEKRYASEERPATSTGYRSTTRPSSSGREEKRGTQTAHKWSKASGQSGTANARRPRSSSSSGVSRRKRRTSSRISATSWSSSSSSSTIKRGVKRDPWSRSSSTVSGHKGKIKKARRSGTTSMVSTGESAVDAKQQRRLRSMSRHSGGSKHRVKGRSVSESSSLSSLSDSRKTKKNCRAGRCSSSTRSHHESRRPTDAPSSSHSSSTVSTRKSRKAKAAATRKNTRGAVEKATVTAKAPRTPKSKQASAEKKSSCPAVSTVKRPTRKLKTKTSEDEARSQETVAPNPGMNAESTPGTTRKRRATTSKGAVGAQKSDTLPGTATTYTRKARTSVEAHSTEKAKPTPGPATTRTRKARTSEAAGSAGKIQPTPGPTTTRSRKANTSEDVGGAQKGEKAAGTSRKSTATTSKDAGVNVESETTVGATTTKRKAKTAEYGESSQKIDSTGKTGMTKERKATMPQDTKSPKKTDIPATARKHGTKSTTLTKTPKSKPSTSKDTNTSKKTHDNTPATIRRRSALRKQLTTRDVKEVSSKRQEPGMLQNATKQLAGVD; encoded by the coding sequence ATGGCGGGCATCTGCTTCGCTTGCGATCCACCGGAGGGAGAGAATGAAGCTGGACCAGCGGACATCGGCGACCCTGGCACATCCGGGCTCGTCGGAAATGAAGCTTCAGCTCGGAACAAGGTTCGGAAAAATCTACGCAACACCGACGAGTCGTCAAGCGTCGCGTCGACGATAGCCGCTAGCAGCGACAAACGCGTAGGAAAGAAGGACCACCAAGGAAAAGGAAACTTGTTACCGAGCAGAGCTGGAGGGAGCAAGCCTACTGCCAAGAAGGCTCGCAGCTCAAGGAAAGACTCGCATTATGTCAACCCAAGAGAGACAAATCGCATGGCCGAAAAGAGGTATGCATCAGAGGAAAGACCTGCGACCAGCACTGGTTACAGAAGCACAACTAGGCCATCGAGCAGCGGCAGAGAAGAGAAGCGCGGGACTCAGACGGCCCACAAATGGAGCAAAGCTAGTGGACAGAGCGGCACTGCTAACGCTCGGCGACCAAGGAGCTCGTCGTCTAGCGGCGTCAGTCGCCGTAAGCGCAGAACGAGTAGTCGAATCTCTGCAACAAGCTGGTcttcgagcagcagcagcagcactattAAGCGCGGCGTTAAGAGGGACCCGTGGTCGCGGAGCTCAAGCACAGTGAGTGGGCACAAAGGAAAAATCAAGAAGGCGCGCCGCTCTGGAACTACATCGATGGTAAGCACTGGCGAGAGCGCAGTTGATGCTAAACAACAGCGTCGATTGCGAAGCATGTCAAGGCACAGTGGAGGCAGTAAGCACAGGGTTAAAGGTCGATCTGTGTCGGAGAGCAGCTCGCTTAGCAGCTTGAGCGATAGTCGCAAAACCAAGAAGAATTGCCGTGCTGGACGCTGCTCTTCGAGCACTCGCAGCCACCACGAGAGCCGACGCCCAACAGACGCCCCGTCAAGTAGCCATTCATCATCCACTGTATCGACGCGCAAGAGCCGCAAGGCCAAGGCAGCGGCGACTCGAAAGAACACTCGGGGTGCTGTTGAAAAGGCTACGGTGACAGCAAAAGCTCCGAGAACGCCAAAGAGTAAACAAGCATCCGCGGAAAAGAAATCGAGCTGTCCAGCGGTTTCCACAGTGAAGAGACCGACGCGCAAACTCAAAACCAAGACGTCGGAAGACGAGGCACGCAGCCAAGAGACCGTTGCGCCGAATCCGGGTATGAATGCTGAGTCAACACCAGGAACAACGCGAAAACGCAGAGCCACTACATCCAAAGGTGCAGTCGGTGCTCAGAAATCTGACACTTTGCCAGGAACTGCAACGACCTACACACGCAAAGCTAGGACGTCCGTGGAGGCTCACAGCACTGAGAAAGCCAAACCGACGCCAGGACCTGCAACGACGCGTACACGCAAAGCTAGGACGTCAGAGGCTGCCGGCAGTGCTGGGAAGATTCAGCCGACGCCAGGACCTACAACAACACGGTCACGCAAAGCCAATACATCTGAAGACGTTGGTGGAGCTCAGAAGGGCGAGAAAGCAGCAGGAACATCGCGAAAGAGCACAGCAACAACATCGAAAGATGCAGGAGTCAATGTAGAGAGTGAGACAACAGTAGGCGCTACCACAACAAAACGCAAAGCAAAGACGGCTGAGTACGGAGAGAGTAGTCAGAAGATTGATTCGACGGGTAAAACAGGCATGACGAAAGAGCGCAAAGCCACAATGCCGCAAGACACAAAAAGCCCTAAAAAGACCGATATCCCTGCCACGGCGAGAAAGCACGGTACAAAGTCAACGACACTGACCAAGACACCCAAGAGCAAACCTAGCACATCTAAAGACACGAACACCAGCAAAAAGACGCATGACAACACACCAGCCACTATACGGCGAAGGAGCGCACTGCGGAAACAACTGACGACTCGAGATGTGAAGGAAGTGTCAAGTAAACGGCAGGAACCAGGTATGCTACAGAACGCAACTAAGCAACTAGCGGGAGTGGACTGA